The Apium graveolens cultivar Ventura chromosome 10, ASM990537v1, whole genome shotgun sequence nucleotide sequence ctgcgagaggacgaagatgttagaaaaatatgacaatgGCGTTAGcgtaaaggtatttacacttgtattgtagttgttgtgaattgtagaaggttagattcttgtttaataccataacctataaatgatccggattcaaggggttaattgaatattcttttattttatgtaaagattatttgGTGACACtaaatcttgaccccagatttgggttgttacattGATACTTTCGATGGCCTTGCTTAACCTTACCGCTAGTTCTTCAATAGTAAAGAaaaatattcttatttttccgTCGAGTGCACATATGGCATCTTTATTGCATCAAGGCCTGTCTATTACGCTCATAAAATTACTTTTTTAATGGACCACTTTGACTTACACgttcgatgtggttcaagttcaTTTGGTATGAgctatattttttattttggaTTGTCATAAGGAACCATTTATTATCAATGTGAATTACACGAAATATGCCTACATACGTGGGATTCGTGTGGAGGGTCAAAAGCtcaatattattaaatattatttaatacaTACTTACTCTTGCTtctttattataaatatttagaaaAAATAGTTTGAATGCTTTGGAATGAGATCTAATTTTTCCTTTTTGAACAAGTTTATGTTCTGTAGATTTGCTTTCATTTAAGTGATGCACTAATGTCCTAATATTAGTTTTGAGTTGAAGAAAAATTAGTCTTACCTTTTCCAAGTCCAGAGCACCACTTATCTTTCCACCCTTATATTTTTTGTCCACATTAAGAAGTACACTTTATTTGATTGATTTAATGATAACTTTCCATATTTTACATATTATTATTCTACTGACCTACAATCAAAACCAAGTTTCTTGATCGTTCTACATTTGAATTTTTTATTATTGTAATTCAATGATAACACATGGATAATCTAtttcttttctgaatttttcgATCTCTTTTGACTTATATTGCAAACATGAGTGGTTGGGGGATTATTGAAATCTGGAAGTGGATAATATGCAATCATCGTTTATTTTATGCTGGGCTTATTTATGTATAGGCTGTAGTGGAGAATTTGTAATTGAAACTttttttaaacttaaataaatatcaacatttttatgtaaaaataatttaaatgatGGTGTACTTTTTGTACTTAAAATTAGATAAAAATGGACGTAAATTCTGTAATCAAACATTCAATCTAAGCGGGTGTTTTGTCAATTTCCCACCCATTTCATAATCAGCGTCCTTTGGGTTCTTTTAGCAACTTGTGTATTAATTTACATTGTGTATTCATTGTCTTGGTCTCCGTGTGGAAATAATTTGATAACAAATCAAATGGATGGAGGGAGAGCATAAATAAAAATTAAGTAAGTTCACATTCTTTTGTTTTaagttcaaatttttttaatagaCATTTGTATTTAGAAGTGAACATTGTTTTACCAGAAAAAATATGTCAAAACtaacaagaaaaataaaaagtaTCGAAACAATTAATTAGAGAAGTTTATGAAAGTTTTCTGCTTAACTAGTATTCTTTGCAAATTTTTATTATGGTGAAGTTCTATAAGAATGTTTATGGTAACGATTGGTTTTATTTTATTTCGTATGCAATATGTAATGACTGACATTATATTGGGTTCCTTTGTTGGGTTTCTTATGTAAGACGCGTTTGGTTATGGGTAATTAATAAAGGGAAAAAAAGCAATTAGACTCATTACATTTGTTGATATTTGTTTAGTAAAAATTATCATTCCCTTTACCGTTTTTTATCTTTAGGTTTACCCCAAATCACTCAATGCCCATTCCCTACCCTCTCTCGGTATTTGCTTTCCCTttccattttttttattttaattataatttaaatcttATATCTCAAAAATAGATTAATAtgtaaattattttttataaataaaaaataatttattatttaatttttaaaatttaatataattttgaTATACAATTTATATGTTAAtctgtttaatttttttaaaatgttacaaattaagtgtattaatttattttattataaataaattatattattataaatataaatacattTGACTCCTTTTACATATCATGATATTAGAAAAATCAAATATTAATATAATCATGTAAGTTTTTATTTCAATTCTGGATCTGACccaaacaagtaaaacaatttagGATTATTACTTTTTTTCTCCCCTTTCCCTTTCTGCATTCCATTTCCCCGATACGAATCAAGCGCTCCTGAAAGTATTAGTCTTCCAATTCCTAATAGCGAATCTTGTAATTTTATCTGACTTTTGAAGGTTGTTAATTATTGTAACTCATGTGTAAtgaaattttataaataaaatgaagtGACTTCGTTTGACATGAAAgatttgaattaattaatcagAATCACAGGGTAACCAATAATAATGCATAATTAAACAGTGATGCAGGAAAATAGGTACTGTAATGATAATTATTAATAGAGAACTTATTCATGAGTGTTTGAAGTTATTTAATATGTCTTGTACTACAAGACAATCTTGATGCCTTTAAGTATTAATTTGATGAATTAATAGAAATAACCTTGAGAGTATAATTATCACTACATCAGAATTTCACAACATTAGAGACCTAAAGCCAAATTAAACAACGTCGAAATTGAAGACGACTGATCCGACGATGACCAAACCGACGACGACTATCCAATGATTGTTTCTCGAttaaaaacaacaacaacaacagatAGTGATTGTTTCCTATTTGAAACGACAATGATGACATGATTATCGTTCATCGATTGTAAACACTAACGACAATGTTGATTAAAAACATATTTCTCGATTGGAAACAATGACTATCTGATGATCGTTTCTCGATTAAAAACGATAACGATGACAAATAAGAATGTTTCTCAACTGAAACTATGACGATGACTTTCgagttttttttgttttttttattatatGCAAACTTTCAATATTTATTGTTTTGAGTATCGTGAGTGTTGGGGGATATATGTAACATATTATAATTGATGtaatataaaaaaatacaatgattattattataaattaatataaCTTGTACTCCAAGACAATCTTAATGTAtttaagtattaatttcaagagttaATAGATATAATCTTGAGAGTATGTTAATCATAGACAACTTCATAATTCTTCGACTAAAATTTAGTTTTATAATACAATTAACTGTTAATCTGATACTTTATTTTTATCATTGATGTATACAAGTCATTTGAGACTTTTTTAAAGTGTTACATTAATCAATTTGtggaattaaatgaaaaataagATTAACCTTAAAGATATAGGTTGAATTATATAGAAAATAATGAGTGTTATGAAAAATAACAGGAAGAGAAGTTTAATTAAATGGGTTGAATTAATGACAATTTATTTCTTAATCttcaaaataattatttttctaaaaaacaATGCTTTACAAATATAATTTACTTATTTTTCTATCATTCACGTCGCACTTACATACAAAAAAAGCTCATCCAAACTTCACATACCACATTTTCTTTTAAAACTTTTTATAAATTTTTCCTCCAAAATCTTATTTTTTTGAACGCATTCGCATCCCCATAAATAAATTCACAATTTTTTTCACTTGCATGAATATTATCACTATATTTATGCAACATCAAAATTTTCGATTTTCGTTGTTCTCATTCAAACCATATCTAAAACAAAATTCTAAAATACGTAAATAgatatttttagaattttagaCCAAAATAGGACCTGACCAAAATCTTCAACCAaaacaataaaataaaaaaaatgactATATCGCCAAACTTCACTTAGAAGTGTGTACTTTGAAACACTGCCCCTTCTTCCGGTCATCAATATATACAATACACACAATCTTCTGCTTCAAAAAACTAGGGTTTCAAACTCAATTCAACAATTCTCCTCAATTTCACACACTCTTTTCGATATAATTAATCGATTTATACACACTTAATCGTTCAATTTTGTTCCGATCTCTCTGTAATGAACTCGCGAGGGAGATATCCGCCGGGAATCGGCGGAAATCGCGGTGGAAATGTCGCGCCGAGCCCTAATTATCAGCAACGGAACCCTCAGCAACAACAACAGTACGGTCAGAGAAACTTTGTGCAGAGTAATCAGCAGTTTCAACAGCAGCAGCAGTGGCTTAGGAGGAATCAAACCGAAGGAGGAGGAGTCGATTCGAGTGTCGAAGAAGTTGAGAAAACTGTCCAGTCTGAAGCTGCTGTTGATTCTAGGTATTGTTTTCGGTTTCGTTATGTGGTTATTATAATTGTTTTAGTTTGTTAATGTTTTGTATTTGAAATGTTTGACTTTCGGTTTTTGAATGTTACTGTGGCATTTCTTGGCAATGTGTTGAGTTTTTGAAATTTTCGAATTTACAGTTTATGGTTTTGGTCCTAATGTGAAGTAACTTTAACAATTTTTTGAGTGAAGCTGTTGGTTCTAGACGTTGTTTTGATAGTGTCAcgtttattattattgttattgttattgttattgtAATTGTTATTGTTATTTGTTAATTGTTAATTGTTAATTGTTAATTGTTAATTGTTAATTGTTAATTGTTAATTGTTAATTGTTAATTGTTAATTGTTAATTGTTAATTGTTAATTGTTAATTGTTAATTGTTAATTGTTAATTGTTAATTGTTAATTGTTAATTGTTAATTGTTAATTGTTAATTGTTAATTGTTAATTGTTAATTGTTAATTGTTAATTGTTAATTGTTAATTGTTAATTGTTAATTGTTAATTGTTAATTGTAATTGTTAATTGTTAATTGTTAATTGTTAATTGTTAATTGTTAATTGTTAATTGTTAATTGTTAATTGTTAATTGTTAATTGTTAATTGTTAATTGTTAATTGTTAATTGTTAATTGTTAATTGTTAATTGTTAATTGTTAATTGTTAATTGTTAATTGTTAATTGTTAATTGTTAATTGTTAATTGTTAATTGTTAATTGTAATTGTTAATTGTTAATTGTTAATTGTTAATTGTTAATTGTTAATTGTTAATTGTTAATTGTTAATTGTTAATTGTTAATTGTTAATTGTTAATTGTTAATTGTTAATTGTTAATTGTTAATTGTTAATTGTTAATTGTTAATTGTTAATTGTTAATTGTTAATTGTTAATTGTTAATTGTTAATTGTTAATTGTTAATTGTTAATTGTTAATTGTTAATTGTTAATTGTTAATTGTTAATTGTTAATTGTTAATTGTTAATTGTTAATTGTTAATTGTTAATTGTTAATTGTTATTGTTAATTTTTTCTATGTTTTGATTGAATTGTTGACGTTAATTATAACTGCAGCATTTaggtctctctctctctgttgTGCTTCTTGTGTTGATATTAGGGCTTCTCGTGGTTGTGTGTCTTGTAATTATATATGTTTGAGTTTTGGTATATATATGTTTGAGTTTTGGTATATAAATATTGCTGCAGCATTTTGCAGGAATAGATCACGTGTTTGAATTTGTTGTAATATATTTCTATAGACATGTATATGAGCATTAAATATCTTTACGCGGATCTTGTACAGTTTAGGTAAGTTGTTAATTATTGATGTTGTTTCGGTTGCGTTTTGTGTGTTTCTATATGTACATATTGCTaggttttctttattttatgtttaacttttggtatatgaatattgCTGTGGCGTTTTGTGGATTTAAATTGGAAGAAACTAGATTACAGAATTACAATGTTGTTGTGCGGTATTACTGCTTTTGTCGATGCTATTCTTAATCAGTACATAATTAAAATCATTGTAACACGCTTGGGTCGCAGTGTATGCTAGAATTGACAATTTTTCCAAGCATTGTTACGGTTTAATTAGCTGTTGATTGTATGCACTCTTTAGATTGCATTTCGTGTGTGTGATTTAATGAGATTTTGTATATGAAATGTTTGGCTTCTTCTCTATAATATATATCATAGCATTATATTGTTAGACATAGCATGATTGGTTTATGGAAATAAGTTTTGGATATAATGTGTACTTACATTAACTATCTCTTTGACTTCTGTCTGCGGTTCTATAATGATGAATTTGAATGTCACCAATTTATTAAAAGAAATTTTAGCTTATTATTTAAATTGACTACACTTTTACTATAAAAATTTAGTTAGAGAGTTTATTACCGCAGTTTTTTACTTTTTCAGTTTTATAGTGTTTGCGGTTGACACTTGTCTCAGAAATCAGATCTCAATTTAAAAGGGAAGAAACAACAATTGGTGTGTTCATAGTTGTGGTATCTGTGTGTGATTATTTTCAATGCTATTCTTTAGGTAGATTCAGGTATAGAAGTTTATAAAATTTTGGCATCAAACACTAAGTGTTCAGAAAATAAACTGAAAACAGTTAATGGTATATTTGTCCTAATTAGTCTGAGCTTGTTGTTTTATACTTTTGTGATTGAGTTTGGTTGTTATATTGTAGCTCACACGATTGGAAGGCACAATTGAAGCTTCCACCACAGGATACTCGGTACAGAACAGAGGTAAGATGACTGGCAATTTGGAATATGTCAATTATGTTGTTTTTGTGTTTAAATATCTTATCTTTTGTGATTTTTTTAATCATTTATGCCTTATTGTAAACTTATCCTCTCTATCAATACATTTTGTTATATAATTGATTAAACAAAATAAAAGTAATAATGTCTATAAATAAGGTACTACTTTCTATGCTAAAGTACATGTATTTCGAAGTAGTTGATCGGTCAGTATTAAGCATTTTCTGATTTTATTGAAATGGATCATGTATGTGGAAAGTCCAGAAATTGACTATAATAGAGTGCGACTCTTTGTATTTCCCCTCTTTTGTGCTCTATTCTGTGTGAATATTTATGTTTGAGATGATTGTAGCTCTATCGGTTAATGGTCCCTAAGATAATCAGAAATTGCATAGTTGTTCCTGAAAGGTATATTCTTCATTTTTCTTTAGCTTCTACTTTATTCTGATACAAAAACAGCTGTGTTGCTTGAGATATAGCGAAGATATAACTAAACGATTATCATTGATATATTATGTTGCTCTCTTTTGGTTTAAGGATTTAGAACCTGGACACGTCTTCTAAAATTTTTGGACACCTATCAATTGTCAAAATAAAACTGTACAGACTGAAGATCAAGTATAAATGTCCCCGTCATTTTTTTTGTTTGCCTCCTCTCTGTGTCAATCTGTGTCTTTATCCTTAAATTGATGTTATACATTTCTTATCTTTTATCTTTTTTTTAGTATTTTTCATTTTATTGTCAAGTCCTTGAGCCTACAGCCAAGAATAAATAAATTTCTTTTTCTAATAAATATTTCTTTAAGAAGCAAGGGACATATCCTACTCAATCAGAAAGAGATATTTCTTTATGAGTTAAGATTTTCTGTTCTTTCATTGTTTATATTGATAATCATAAGTAGTCTAGACCCCTGACAGAGTTATCTTTCTCTAAAAGTTGTTATATCTTGTTCTTTTTTATTGGTATGCACGATAGTATGTTTTGGTAAATATTGTGTATGGTGTATGCATGTCCATATTCCAGCTAGAATTATCCTAACTGATCCCCAACCTTTTCATTAGTAATTCACTAGTTTTTAGGAAAGAATGAGAAGGACGAAGAAGCAAAACTCACTATTTTATACAGCTTTTTCTGTAGTTCTTCAAAAAGTgtgagaaaaaaaaaagaagagatGCAAAATGCATGCAGCATATTGTTTGCCAAAAGATTGTAATAATAATAAATTGCTGGGTATTGTTCACATCATATGCCGATATGAGATTAGACTTGTGCATTGATGAAGTGCAAATCGGTATTAGACTTGGGCATTGATGAAGTGCAAATCGGTATTAGACTTGGGCATTGATGAAGTGCAAATCGGTATCAGTACTAAATTCCTGGATGTTGTCTCCTATTCCTTTGACGTTTGACCGTCTCTTTTATTTTCATATCATCTTTCTCCCCCTTCTTTTCAACTTCCTCATCACACCATCACTCATACTTATAAGATAAATAATattgcacatataaaataatcaCTTGATAAGAACGTGTATGATTTGTTATGCATACAATCCTAGAAGGAATAAGTCAACAAGATCCTGCTTTGTTTTAACTTCTAAACTTTTTCCGTCAAGTGATCCAGGTCATAGCTAAGAAGTATCTACATGAATATGCTTTATCTGCTGCATTTTTTCAATTGTGTACAATGAGTATTATTTATTTGAGTTCAatactataatataataattttgataattaaatcAAGATAATGCTGCTAATAAAGTACTTATTTCACTGAATGGTATTAAGCTTAAAAAACAATTAGTTGGTCAAGTATACAAAAGACTTGTAGTTATTGCTTAATTAAACAAATTAGGTAAGTGCTTAAAATGGAATATTGTGAAGATGGTGTTTTCTAGTTTATTGCTGTACAATTTTGGttctttgtgtattatgtgttATGGAACATCATGATTTATTTACGGCTgtgaataatttttttttaggATGTGACGGCTACTAAGGGAAATGAATTCGAAGACTACTTTTTGAAACGTGAGCTCCTTATGGGAATTTATGAGAAAGGGTTTGAAAGGCCATCTCCGATTCAGGAGGAAAGTATTCCCATTGCTTTGACTGGTAGCGATATTCTTGCAAGAGCTAAAAATGGTACTGGAAAAACAGCTGCCTTTTGCATTCCTGCATTGGAAAGAATTGACCAAGACAACAACGTGATTCAAGGTACCTATTGATAGAAATGAGGTTTCATCTTGACTCTTCTGTTGTACAAATTTCTAAATCTTGCTTTTACAACAAAGGTTTTGACTTCCGAGCGTGTCGTCATAGATGTCATAATTTTTTATTGTTCAAGATCTATCTTTATGAATCTCGAAAATTGTTACTGCTCTGCAAACCATTATAAGCATATATTTAATGGAACATGTTTGGACAATTGAGGACGGCTTGAATCTAAAATTTCCTGCGCtgttaaaaattataaatatacataCAAATTGCTTTTCATGCGATTGATAATTCATCTTGGTTGGAGGACACATCATGGATGATTTAGAGATGTATAGGTTCTTGTTATTGAGGATTAATTGACTGTGTTTTGATTTTATGATCAATTCTTGTTGTGAGTCTCATGCTTGCTAAGTCATGGGCAGTAGACTAGAGTCATGCCCCGTTTAATCATCTAGGCCAAAGGGAATTTTGGAATAGCAAAGTTGTATGACTTGTCCAGTTCATTCTTGACTTAATAAGTAAATGCTTTGATGATTACAACGAAGTTGATAGGGTTTGAAAGAGTAACGAGTACCCCTCTACTCATCTCATCTTATAAATTATAGATTTAGTTTGTGTCAAGTAATAATAAATATACACATATATGGGTCATTACCTATAATGTCAAGATAAGCAATCAACTTGAAGATGAACAGATGAAACATGTTGTTTCTCTGTCTTTAATTAAGACAGCCTAATCTTATTTAGTCACCAGAGAGGTCTCACCAGATTATTGTTCTTTTGAGAGGTCATATTTGGGGTAAAATGTATCAGGCCGTGGTACACAAGTTAGTCAAGCAAGCTGTCTTTTTCTCTCCTTATCTCAATGTTTCCATCTCTTTGTTGCTTTTATCTCTTGGTCTCCTGAGAGTCACCTCCTTTTCAACTAGCTTGTTTAGTTTTGGTACTGAGTGCAATATGGACTTTTTAAAGGTTTATTTGACAgtaaatttttttctttgaacTGAGTACGTTTCTTCTTATAATTCATATAGCATTAACCACATGGGTGGTTCTTTAGGTGATCAATGTTCTGTAATTTCCGTTACCAGAGTCAGTATATATATTATATTGTTCACTTAAGTGTTGGACATAAAATGGCATGTTGTCCGACGTCCGTGGCTTGCTTATTTGTCAGGGCATGGGATCAACTATAATGTTATAATAAGACTTTCTGATTGTATTGTGATTTGCAAATAAAGACACTAGCCTCATctacattaatttatattaatatccAACTCAGATACATATGCTCAAGTTCTAACAATCTAGGTACAGGCCATGTTTGATTTTAAGTAATTTAACTTAACAATGTCTACATTAAATATGTGCTAACTCGTTGGAATTACTTTTGCATGTTCACCTATGCTGTCTTTGCTGCAGTTGTTATACTTGTTCCTACACGAGAGTTGGCTCTTCAGACATCACAAGTTTGCAAGGAGCTTGGAAAGAACTTGAAAATTGAAGTCATGGTTACGACTGGTGGAACCAGCTTGAAGGATGATATAATGCGATTATATCAGCCAGTTCATCTACTAGTCGGCACTCCTGGAAGAATTCTAGATCTTGCGAAAAAGGGCATATGCAATTTGCAGAATTGTGCAATGCTTGTTATGGATGAGGTATCATTCAATTCGTTGTATGTGTCATCGGCTTTGATTCTTAAGGTTCAGGGGTGAAGATTATTATTCTAAATAAATCTTTTGCGTGACTAGATAtcttttttaaataataattggTAGTTAGGTATCCAATTTGTGCCATTGTTATTATACTTGATGTTAATATTATCAAGTTATCTTATGTTTTAATTCAATGATCTGTCAGGCGGATAAGCTCTTGTCCCCAGAGTTCCAACCTTCCATAGAACATCTCATTAGCTTTTTGCCTACAAATCGTCAAATTCTGAT carries:
- the LOC141689963 gene encoding DEAD-box ATP-dependent RNA helicase 8-like, with the translated sequence MNSRGRYPPGIGGNRGGNVAPSPNYQQRNPQQQQQYGQRNFVQSNQQFQQQQQWLRRNQTEGGGVDSSVEEVEKTVQSEAAVDSSSHDWKAQLKLPPQDTRYRTEDVTATKGNEFEDYFLKRELLMGIYEKGFERPSPIQEESIPIALTGSDILARAKNGTGKTAAFCIPALERIDQDNNVIQVVILVPTRELALQTSQVCKELGKNLKIEVMVTTGGTSLKDDIMRLYQPVHLLVGTPGRILDLAKKGICNLQNCAMLVMDEADKLLSPEFQPSIEHLISFLPTNRQILMFSATFPVTVKDFKDRYLQKPYVINLMDELTLKGITQFYAFVEERQKVHCLNTLFSKLQINQSIIFCNSVNRVELLARKITELGYSCFYIHAKMLQDHRNRVFHDFRNGACRNLVCTDLFTRGIDIQAVNVVINFDFPKSAETYLHRVGRSGRFGHLGLAVNLITYEDRFNLYRIEQELGTEIKQIPPQIDQAIYCQ